The following are encoded together in the Kwoniella europaea PYCC6329 chromosome 1, complete sequence genome:
- a CDS encoding aspartate-tRNA(Asn) ligase — MTVDTSNTSPTPSSGSSSNPLHKLGHALKPSTLVSKLHHSKDTDNSHSHDQDQLEQGKAAQRTEEKRREKEEKARRAEEEKAEVARRRKESDELASKTEDQSMRERYGDLEIPGEIIPLDDVVQLPEGRTVTFRARIHTQRELSTQLDFIIFRHRGYTIQGVLSGEIASEHMIKWTERIPGESIVQVSGVLSKPPKPITFSTDSPLEVKIESIHLVEPSKNIPFGLYHGEPPPQRSRLGNRTLDLRHPTNQAIFRIRARLLKVFRDTLDDMDFIEINTPKLQPAATESGAEVFRVNYFGRKAFLAQSPQLMKQMAISADFGRVYEVGPVFRAENSNTHRHLIEYTGLDIELSLKQDYHEVFHVLDHIMKNMFRALATMKSELARVREVWNSEDFVFLDETPIIPFSEAIQMLRDDGRDVEEEDLHTPDEIRLGELVKAKYHTDYYIIDRFPKSARPFYTANDGKTTNSFDMFIRGQEICTGGQRINDPFELRESMRESGINEDEMEEYLSAFDWGMPPHGGAGLGLERIITFYLDLPDIRLSSLFHRDPHSLPTKKPSLPHPEADTTKAREPDADLPPLEDLIANYGDATNTSWLDDRFSIWRDGSTGAAVGYVQQGKFCMITGDPLCSDSQKSEIAKKFLGFVKDELRLKPIWMLVSSEFQEILAERYGWRSLSCTQEQRSNSDKVKPEVIQNNKQQRGVFSVREINIEEEQETKNKIDERIKEWQEHRSSGNKKGKQIHLTEIAPWRDSGHRRYLIAESDPSKRNVDDTNKTNGDTSNYREPRIETLVVLTRLSPKHGYQLKWALDFPSSPKGAIESTVQSALSAVPGEPVTFGASVSESFLIAHGIGEMRSKIMERTYNGIVKSLSLDKKAEFREKFGVEGERTYICYPKGGIRVTELNEIVKFFEE, encoded by the exons atgacaGTCGACACATCCAACACTTCGCCCACACCCTCCTCcggatcatcttccaaccccCTCCATAAACTAGGTCACGCCCTCAAACCATCCACCCTCGTTTCCAAGCTACACCATTCCAAAGACACCGATAACTCCCACTCTCATGATCAGGATCAGCTCGAACAAGGAAAGGCTGCTCAGCGCACTGAAGAAAAGCGacgagagaaagaagagaaagctcGCCgtgcagaggaagagaaagcagAAGTAGCCCGTCGTCGTAAAGAATCTGATGAACTGGCATCCAAGACTGAAGATCAATCTATGAGAGAGAGGTATGGTGATTTAGAGATTCCAGGTGAAATCATCCCTTTAGATGATGTCGTTCAACTTCCTGAAGGTAGAACGGTCACATTTAGAGCAAGAATTCATACTCAGAGGGAATTATCAACTCAATTGGAttttatcatcttccgtcATAGAGGTTACACAATACAAGGTGTGTTAAGTGGTGAAATAGCAAGTGAACATATGATCAAATGGACCGAACGTATACCAGGTGAATCGATCGTTCAGGTCAGTGGAGTTTTATCTAAACCTCCTAAACCCATTACGTTCTCCACCGATTCTCCACTGGAAGTGAAGATAGAAAGCATTCACTTGGTCGAACCATCCAAAAACATTCCATTCGGATTATATCATGGTgaaccaccacctcaacGATCAAGATTGGGCAATAGGACATTGGACCTTCGTCATCCAACTAATCAAGCTATATTCAGAATCCGTGCTAGGCTCTTAAAAGTGTTTAGAGATACGTTGGACGATATGGACTTCATAGAGATAAATACACCAAAACTGCAACCTGCTGCTACGGAGAGTGGTGCAGAGGTATTTAGAGTTAATTATTTTGGAAGGAAAGCTTTTCTGGCGCAGAGCCCTCAGTTGATGAAGCAGATGGCTATTTCAGCTGACTTCGGGAGGgtgtatgag GTTGGACCCGTTTTCCGTGCGGAGAACTCCAATACCCACCGACACCTTATCGAATATACCGGATTAGATATTGAACTCTCCCTCAAACAGGATTACCACGAGGTCTTCCACGTCCTCGATCACATCATGAAGAACATGTTCCGAGCACTGGCCACCATGAAATCCGAATTAGCGAGAGTGAGGGAAGTGTGGAATAGCGAAGATTTTGTTTTCTTAGATGAAACTCCAATTATACCATTCTCAGAAGCCATCCAGATGTTACGTGATGATGGTCgagatgtcgaagaagaagatttacACACACCAGATGAAATTCGATTAGGTGAATTGGTCAAAGCTAAATATCATACGGATTACTATataatcgatcgattccCTAAATCTGCAAGACCATTCTATACAGCCAACGACGGCAAGACGACAAATTCGTTCGATATGTTTATTAGGGGACAGGAGATTTGTACGGGTGGACAGAGAATAAATGATCCGTTCGAACTGAGAGAGTCAATGAGGGAAAGTGGTAtcaacgaagatgagatggaagagtaTCTTAGTGCGTTCGATTGGGGTATGCCACCTCATGGAGGAGCGGGgttgggattggaaagaaTAATCACCTTTTATCTCGATTTACCTGATATTCGATTATCTTCGTTGTTCCATCGGGATCCACATTCCCTACCTACCAAGAAGCCATCTTTACCACATCCCGAAGCAGATACTACCAAAGCGCGCGAACCCGACGCGGACTTGCCACCACTGGAAGATCTCATAGCGAATTATGGAGATGCTACCAACACTTCTTGGCTCGATGATCGATTTTCCATCTGGAGAGATGGATCGACAGGTGCAGCTGTAGGTTATGTCCAACAAGGGAAATTCTGTATGATTACTGGAGATCCTCTTTGTTCAGATTCTCAAAAATCCGAAATTGCCAAGAAGTTTTTAGGTTTTGTtaaagatgaattgaggTTGAAACCTATATGGATGTTGGTTTCGTCGGAATTCCAGGAGATCTTGGCAGAAAGGTATGGATGGAGAAGTCTGAGTTGTACCCAGGAACAGAGAAGTAATTCGGATAAGGTAAAACCTGAAGTGATCCAAAATAACAAACAGCAAAGAGGAGTGTTCTCCGTTAGAGAGATCAACATTgaggaagagcaagagacGAAAAATAAGATCGATGAGAGGATTAAAGAATGGCAAGAACATAGAAGTAGTGGAAATAAGAAAGGTAAACAAATTCATTTGACGGAAATTGCACCTTGGAGAGATAGTGGGCATAGAAGGTATTTAATAGCGGAGAGTGATCCGAGTAAACGGAATGTGGACGATACAAACAAGACCAATGGCGATACCTCGAACTATCGTGAACCTCGAATCGAAACTTTGGTGGTCCTCACTCGTCTCTCCCCCAAACACGGCTATCAACTGAAATGGGCTTTGgatttcccttcttcacctaaaGGAGCCATCGAATCGACCGTCCAATCTGCCCTGTCGGCTGTACCTGGTGAACCAGTTACGTTCGGTGCATCGGTCTCGGAGAGTTTCTTGATCGCTCATGGGATAGGGGAGATGAGATCCAAGATTATGGAAAGGACATATAATGGGATAGTGAAAAGTTTGAGTTTGGATAAGAAAGCTGAATTCAGAGAGAAATTCggtgtggaaggtgaaaggaCTTATATATGTTATCCCAAAGGTGGGATCAGGGTGACGGAGTTGAATGAGATTGTAAAGTTCTTCGAGGAGTAG